The following proteins are encoded in a genomic region of Streptococcus sp. 29892:
- a CDS encoding Cof-type HAD-IIB family hydrolase produces the protein MKKKIISIDLDGTLLNQDSQLSDYTVSTIKKVKEAGHTVLIATGRPYRMAEQFYNQLELDTPMINFNGSLIHLPGKKWAWEKNILIDKKYLLDFLKEEERFEADFIAGEYKNKFFITQKHLDKIDPSLMGVEQITPDTLIKPELITSDPHSILMQTRATDKYQLAKEMKAYFNDELEINTWGGPLNILETCAKGVNKATALSYVLNLFQASPSDLVAFGDEHNDVEMLELAGISYAMKNCSDTLRPHADRLTEFTNSEDGVAKELEKLFL, from the coding sequence ATGAAGAAAAAAATTATTTCCATTGACCTAGATGGTACCTTACTAAATCAAGATAGTCAACTAAGTGACTACACAGTTTCTACTATTAAAAAGGTAAAAGAGGCTGGACATACCGTTTTGATTGCTACAGGTCGTCCCTATCGTATGGCAGAGCAATTTTACAACCAATTAGAGCTAGATACGCCCATGATTAACTTCAATGGTTCTCTCATTCATCTCCCAGGAAAAAAATGGGCCTGGGAAAAGAATATTCTTATTGATAAAAAATACCTACTCGATTTTTTGAAAGAAGAGGAGCGGTTTGAAGCAGACTTTATAGCAGGAGAATACAAAAATAAATTCTTCATTACGCAAAAACATTTAGATAAAATCGACCCTTCCCTCATGGGAGTTGAGCAAATTACACCAGACACACTCATTAAACCTGAGCTGATTACCAGCGACCCCCACTCTATCCTCATGCAAACACGTGCTACAGATAAGTATCAGCTTGCCAAGGAAATGAAGGCCTACTTCAATGATGAACTGGAAATCAATACTTGGGGAGGTCCCTTAAATATTCTAGAAACTTGTGCTAAAGGAGTTAATAAAGCTACCGCCCTTAGCTATGTCTTAAACCTCTTCCAAGCCAGTCCGAGCGATCTAGTCGCTTTCGGAGATGAGCACAATGATGTCGAAATGCTGGAACTGGCTGGCATTAGCTATGCCATGAAAAACTGCAGTGATACCCTTCGTCCTCACGCAGACCGCTTGACTGAATTTAC